Proteins from one Salmonella bongori NCTC 12419 genomic window:
- the sseB gene encoding enhanced serine sensitivity protein SseB, producing the protein MSETKNELETLLEKAATEPAHRPAFFRILLESTVWVPGSAAEGEAIVEDSALDLQHWEKEDGTTVIPFFTSLEALQQAVEDEQAFVVMPVRTLFEMTPGETLFLNAKLPTGKEFMPREIRLLLGEEGSPLYTQEVLEGGESLILSEVAEPPAQMIDSLTTLFKTIKPVKRAFLCSIKERAEAEPNLLIGIEADGDIEEIIHAAGSVATDTLPGDEPIDICQVRKGEQGISHFITEHITPFYERRWGGFLRDFKQNRII; encoded by the coding sequence ATGTCCGAAACTAAAAACGAATTAGAAACCCTGTTGGAGAAAGCGGCGACTGAACCCGCGCATCGTCCGGCATTTTTCCGTATCTTACTGGAGTCTACCGTCTGGGTGCCGGGCAGTGCTGCCGAAGGCGAGGCGATAGTGGAAGACAGCGCGCTGGATTTGCAGCACTGGGAAAAAGAAGACGGTACGACTGTTATTCCCTTCTTTACCTCTTTGGAGGCGCTGCAACAGGCGGTGGAAGACGAACAGGCATTTGTGGTGATGCCGGTACGTACGCTGTTTGAAATGACGCCTGGCGAAACGTTATTCCTCAACGCTAAGCTGCCGACCGGCAAAGAGTTTATGCCGCGTGAAATCCGTTTGCTTCTTGGTGAGGAAGGCAGCCCGTTATATACACAGGAAGTGCTGGAGGGGGGCGAGTCGCTGATTTTATCCGAAGTGGCTGAGCCGCCAGCGCAGATGATTGACTCCCTTACCACTCTGTTTAAAACCATCAAACCGGTGAAACGCGCGTTTTTGTGTTCGATTAAAGAGCGCGCCGAGGCAGAACCTAACCTGCTAATTGGTATTGAAGCTGACGGCGATATTGAAGAGATCATTCACGCGGCGGGCAGCGTGGCGACCGACACGTTACCGGGTGACGAACCGATCGATATTTGTCAGGTGAGAAAGGGCGAGCAGGGTATCAGCCACTTTATCACCGAGCATATCACGCCGTTCTACGAGCGCCGCTGGGGTGGGTTTCTGCGCGATTTTAAACAGAACCGCATCATCTGA
- the pepB gene encoding aminopeptidase PepB, whose product MTEAMKITLSTQPADARWGDTATYSINNDGITLHLNGKDDPGLIQRAARKIDGLGIKHVALAGEGWDTERCWAFWAGYKGPKGTRTVMWPDLDDAQRQELDNRLTIIDWVRDTINAPAEELGPEQLAQRAVDLLCSVACDSVTYRITKGEDLREQNYMGLHTVGRGSERPPVLLALDYNPTGDKEAPVYACLVGKGITFDSGGYSIKQSAFMDSMKSDMGGAATVTGALAFAITRGLNKRVKLFLCCADNLISGNAFKLGDIIHYRNGKNVEVMNTDAEGRLVLADGLIDASAQHPQLIIDMATLTGAAKTALGNDYHALFSFDDALAARLLASAAQENEPFWRLPLAEFHRNQLPSNFAELNNTGSAAYPAGASTAAGFLSHFVENYREGWLHIDCSATYRKAPVEQWSAGATGLGVRTIANLLTA is encoded by the coding sequence ATGACAGAAGCGATGAAAATTACCCTGTCTACCCAGCCAGCCGATGCGCGCTGGGGCGACACAGCAACGTACAGTATTAATAACGATGGTATTACCCTGCATCTTAACGGTAAAGACGATCCGGGGTTAATCCAGCGCGCGGCGCGTAAAATTGACGGTCTGGGAATAAAACACGTCGCGCTGGCTGGCGAAGGGTGGGATACCGAGCGTTGCTGGGCATTCTGGGCGGGTTACAAAGGGCCAAAAGGCACCCGTACAGTGATGTGGCCGGATTTAGATGATGCCCAACGCCAGGAACTGGATAACCGCCTGACCATTATTGACTGGGTACGCGACACCATTAACGCCCCGGCGGAAGAGCTTGGTCCGGAGCAATTGGCGCAGCGCGCTGTGGATCTGTTGTGTAGCGTCGCGTGCGATAGCGTCACTTACCGCATCACCAAAGGTGAAGACCTTCGTGAGCAGAATTATATGGGGCTGCACACCGTAGGCCGTGGTTCGGAGCGTCCGCCGGTACTGTTGGCGCTGGATTACAACCCGACGGGCGACAAAGAAGCGCCTGTTTATGCTTGTCTGGTCGGCAAAGGCATCACCTTTGACTCTGGCGGTTACAGCATCAAACAAAGTGCCTTTATGGACTCGATGAAATCCGATATGGGCGGCGCGGCGACGGTAACGGGCGCGCTGGCATTTGCTATTACCCGTGGATTGAATAAACGCGTGAAACTGTTCCTGTGTTGCGCCGACAATTTGATCAGCGGCAATGCTTTCAAGCTGGGCGATATTATTCACTACCGTAATGGTAAGAATGTTGAAGTAATGAATACTGATGCGGAAGGTCGGCTGGTGCTGGCGGATGGTTTGATTGACGCCAGCGCGCAACACCCGCAGCTAATCATTGACATGGCGACGTTAACCGGCGCGGCGAAAACGGCGCTGGGTAACGACTACCATGCTTTGTTCAGTTTTGACGATGCGTTGGCGGCGCGTTTGCTGGCAAGTGCGGCGCAAGAGAATGAACCGTTCTGGCGTCTACCGCTGGCGGAGTTCCACCGTAATCAACTCCCCTCTAACTTTGCCGAACTGAACAACACTGGTAGCGCGGCTTATCCTGCCGGGGCAAGTACCGCAGCCGGTTTCCTGTCGCACTTTGTCGAGAACTACCGTGAAGGCTGGTTGCACATTGACTGTTCCGCCACTTATCGCAAAGCGCCGGTTGAACAGTGGTCTGCTGGTGCCACCGGTTTGGGTGTTCGCACGATTGCTAATTTGCTGACCGCCTGA
- the iscX gene encoding Fe-S cluster assembly protein IscX, with amino-acid sequence MGLKWTDSREIGEALYDAYPDVDPKTVRFTDLHQWICELEDFDDDPNASNEKILEAILLVWLDEAE; translated from the coding sequence ATGGGACTCAAGTGGACCGATAGCCGCGAGATCGGCGAAGCGTTATATGACGCATATCCTGATGTCGATCCGAAAACCGTACGTTTCACCGATCTGCATCAGTGGATTTGCGAACTGGAAGACTTTGATGACGACCCTAACGCATCCAATGAAAAAATTCTGGAGGCGATTCTGCTAGTCTGGTTGGATGAGGCAGAGTAA
- the fdx gene encoding ISC system 2Fe-2S type ferredoxin, whose amino-acid sequence MPKIVILPHQDLCPDGAVLEAETGETILDVALRNGIEIEHACEKSCACTTCHCIVREGFDSLPESSEEEDDMLDKAWGLEPESRLSCQARVTDDDLVIEIPRYTINHAREH is encoded by the coding sequence ATGCCGAAGATTGTTATTCTGCCTCATCAGGATCTTTGTCCGGATGGCGCAGTTCTGGAAGCTGAGACCGGCGAAACCATTCTTGACGTTGCTCTGCGCAACGGGATCGAGATTGAACACGCCTGTGAGAAATCATGCGCCTGCACCACCTGTCACTGTATTGTACGTGAAGGCTTCGACTCCCTGCCGGAAAGCTCGGAAGAAGAAGACGATATGCTGGATAAAGCCTGGGGGCTGGAGCCGGAAAGCCGCCTGAGCTGCCAGGCTCGCGTTACCGATGACGATCTGGTTATCGAAATTCCACGTTACACAATCAACCATGCTCGCGAGCATTAA
- the hscA gene encoding Fe-S protein assembly chaperone HscA, whose product MALLQISEPGLSAAPHQRRLAVGIDLGTTNSLVATVRSGQAETLPDHEGRHLLPSVVHYQPQGHMVGYAARDNAAQDTANTISSVKRMMGRSLADIQARYPHLPYQFKASVNGLPMIETAAGLLNPVRVSADILKALAARASESLSGELDGVVITVPAYFDDAQRQGTKDAARLAGLHVLRLLNEPTAAAIAYGLDSGQEGIIAVYDLGGGTFDISILRLSRGVFEVLATGGDSALGGDDFDHLLADYIREQAGIADRSDNRVQRELLDAAIAAKIALSDVDVVNVNVAGWQGEITRDQFNELISALVKRTLLACRRALKDAGVEAQEVLEVVMVGGSTRVPLVRERVGEFFRRTPLTAIDPDKVVAIGAAIQADILVGNKPDSEMLLLDVIPLSLGLETMGGLVEKVIPRNTTIPVARAQDFTTFKDGQTAMSIHVMQGERELVQDCRSLARFALRGIPALPAGGAHIRVTFQVDADGLLSVTAMEKSTGVEASIQVKPSYGLTDSEIASMIKDSMSFAEQDVKARMLAEQKVEAARVLESLAGALAADAALLSAAERQCIDDATAHLNAVAQGDDVDAIEQAIKNVDKQTQEFAARRMDQSVRRALKGHSVDEV is encoded by the coding sequence ATGGCCTTATTACAAATTAGTGAGCCTGGTCTGAGCGCTGCGCCGCATCAGCGCCGTCTGGCGGTGGGCATCGACTTAGGCACTACCAACTCACTGGTTGCGACGGTTCGCAGCGGCCAGGCGGAAACGCTGCCTGACCACGAAGGGCGTCACCTGTTGCCGTCAGTCGTTCACTATCAACCGCAGGGCCACATGGTCGGTTATGCTGCGCGTGACAATGCCGCGCAGGATACCGCCAACACGATCAGCTCTGTGAAACGCATGATGGGACGCTCGTTGGCGGATATCCAGGCGCGTTATCCGCATTTACCTTACCAGTTTAAAGCAAGCGTTAATGGACTGCCGATGATTGAAACGGCAGCAGGGTTACTCAATCCGGTGCGCGTTTCTGCGGATATTCTGAAGGCGCTGGCGGCGCGGGCGAGCGAATCGCTGTCCGGCGAACTGGATGGCGTGGTCATTACCGTTCCCGCCTATTTCGATGATGCCCAGCGTCAGGGGACGAAAGACGCCGCGCGACTGGCCGGGCTGCATGTGCTGCGTCTGCTCAATGAGCCTACCGCAGCCGCCATTGCTTATGGCCTGGACTCAGGTCAGGAAGGCATTATTGCGGTGTATGACCTTGGCGGCGGTACTTTCGATATTTCGATTTTACGTCTCAGCCGTGGCGTTTTTGAAGTGCTGGCGACGGGGGGCGATTCCGCGCTGGGCGGCGATGACTTCGACCATCTGCTGGCGGACTACATTCGTGAGCAGGCGGGGATTGCCGATCGTAGCGATAATCGCGTTCAGCGCGAGCTGCTGGATGCGGCGATCGCGGCAAAAATTGCGCTAAGTGATGTCGATGTGGTCAACGTCAATGTTGCAGGCTGGCAGGGGGAAATTACCCGCGACCAGTTTAACGAACTGATCTCCGCGCTGGTTAAGCGTACGCTGCTGGCCTGCCGCCGCGCTTTGAAAGATGCGGGCGTTGAGGCGCAGGAGGTTCTGGAAGTGGTCATGGTTGGCGGTTCGACCCGTGTGCCGCTGGTGCGTGAGCGCGTGGGCGAATTTTTTCGTCGCACGCCGCTAACCGCCATTGACCCGGATAAAGTGGTCGCCATCGGTGCGGCCATTCAGGCCGATATTCTGGTTGGCAACAAGCCGGACAGCGAAATGCTGCTGCTGGACGTGATTCCGCTCTCTCTTGGGCTGGAGACGATGGGTGGGCTGGTGGAAAAAGTCATTCCGCGCAACACTACCATCCCGGTGGCTCGCGCGCAGGATTTCACCACCTTCAAAGATGGCCAGACCGCGATGTCTATCCATGTAATGCAGGGCGAACGCGAACTGGTGCAGGACTGCCGCTCTCTGGCGCGCTTTGCGTTGCGCGGTATTCCGGCGCTGCCAGCTGGCGGGGCGCATATTCGCGTGACCTTCCAGGTGGATGCCGACGGCCTGTTGAGCGTTACCGCCATGGAGAAATCCACCGGTGTTGAGGCCTCCATACAGGTTAAGCCTTCCTATGGCCTGACCGATAGCGAAATCGCCTCGATGATCAAGGATTCCATGAGTTTTGCCGAGCAGGACGTGAAAGCACGTATGCTGGCGGAGCAAAAAGTCGAAGCTGCGCGCGTGCTGGAAAGTTTGGCCGGCGCGCTGGCTGCTGACGCCGCGCTGTTAAGCGCCGCAGAACGTCAATGCATTGATGATGCCACCGCACATTTGAACGCGGTTGCGCAGGGTGATGATGTTGACGCCATAGAACAAGCGATTAAAAACGTAGATAAACAAACCCAGGAATTTGCCGCTCGCCGCATGGACCAGTCGGTTCGTCGCGCGCTGAAAGGCCATTCCGTAGACGAGGTTTAA
- the hscB gene encoding co-chaperone HscB, translated as MDYFTLFGLPARYQLDTQALSLRFQDLQRQYHPDKFASGTQAQQLAAVQQSATINQAWQTLRHPLLRAEYLLSLHGFDLASEQHTVRDTAFLMEQLTLREELDDIEQTKDDVRLESFIQRVRKMFDTRHQQMVEQLDNAAWDAAADTVRKLRFLDKLRSSAEQLEEKLLDF; from the coding sequence ATGGATTACTTCACCCTCTTTGGCTTACCGGCCCGTTATCAACTTGATACGCAGGCGCTGAGCCTCCGTTTTCAGGATCTGCAACGCCAGTATCACCCTGATAAATTCGCCAGCGGCACTCAGGCGCAGCAGCTTGCCGCTGTCCAGCAATCCGCCACGATCAACCAGGCCTGGCAGACGTTGCGCCATCCGTTATTACGTGCAGAATATCTGCTTTCCTTACACGGGTTCGATTTGGCCAGTGAGCAGCATACGGTGCGCGACACTGCGTTTCTGATGGAGCAGCTTACGCTTCGCGAAGAGCTGGACGATATCGAACAGACAAAGGACGACGTACGCCTGGAAAGCTTTATCCAACGTGTGCGTAAGATGTTTGATACTCGCCATCAGCAGATGGTGGAGCAACTGGACAACGCGGCCTGGGACGCGGCGGCCGATACGGTGCGCAAACTGCGGTTTCTCGATAAACTGCGAAGCAGTGCAGAACAACTCGAAGAAAAGCTGCTCGATTTTTAA
- the iscA gene encoding iron-sulfur cluster assembly protein IscA — translation MSITLSDSAAARVNTFLANRGKGFGLRLGVRTSGCSGMAYVLEFVDEPTAEDTVFEDKGVKVVVDGKSLQFLDGTQLDFVKEGLNEGFKFSNPNVKDECGCGESFHV, via the coding sequence ATGTCGATTACACTTAGCGACAGTGCAGCAGCGCGAGTCAATACCTTCCTGGCCAACCGTGGTAAAGGGTTTGGTCTGCGTCTGGGCGTGAGAACCTCCGGCTGTTCAGGTATGGCATATGTACTGGAATTTGTTGACGAACCGACGGCGGAAGACACCGTGTTTGAAGACAAAGGCGTTAAGGTAGTGGTTGACGGCAAGAGTCTGCAATTTCTGGACGGTACACAACTGGACTTCGTAAAAGAAGGCCTGAACGAAGGGTTTAAGTTCTCCAACCCGAATGTGAAAGATGAGTGTGGTTGCGGCGAAAGCTTCCACGTGTAA
- the iscU gene encoding Fe-S cluster assembly scaffold IscU, translated as MAYSEKVIDHYENPRNVGSFDNNDDNVGSGMVGAPACGDVMKLQIKVNDEGIIEDARFKTYGCGSAIASSSLVTEWVKGKSLDEAQAIKNTDIADELELPPVKIHCSILAEDAIKAAIADYKSKREAK; from the coding sequence ATGGCTTACAGCGAAAAAGTAATCGATCACTATGAGAATCCGCGTAACGTAGGGTCGTTTGACAATAACGACGATAACGTGGGAAGCGGCATGGTTGGCGCCCCAGCCTGCGGTGACGTCATGAAGTTGCAGATTAAAGTGAATGATGAAGGTATCATTGAGGACGCGCGCTTCAAGACTTACGGTTGCGGCTCCGCCATCGCTTCCAGCTCTCTGGTCACGGAGTGGGTGAAAGGAAAATCGCTGGATGAAGCGCAGGCGATTAAAAACACCGACATCGCAGATGAACTTGAGCTGCCGCCGGTGAAAATCCACTGCTCGATTCTGGCGGAAGACGCGATTAAAGCCGCTATTGCAGATTACAAAAGCAAACGCGAAGCGAAATAA
- the iscS gene encoding cysteine desulfurase produces MKLPIYLDYSATTPVDPRVAEKMMQFLTLDGTFGNPASRSHRFGWQAEEAVDIARNQIAELVGADPREIVFTSGATESDNLAIKGAANFYQKKGKHIITSKTEHKAVLDTCRQLEREGFEVTYLAPQRNGIIDLNELEAAMRDDTILVSIMHVNNEIGVVQDIATIGEMCRARGIIYHVDATQSVGKLPIDLSQLKVDLMSFSGHKIYGPKGIGALYVRRKPRIRIEAQMHGGGHERGMRSGTLPVHQIVGMGEAYRIAKEEMETEMARLRGLRNRLWNGIKDIEEVYLNGDLEQGAPNILNVSFNYVEGESLIMALKDLAVSSGSACTSASLEPSYVLRALGMNDELAHSSIRFSLGRFTTEEEIDYTIELVRKSIGRLRDLSPLWEMYKQGVDLNSIEWAHH; encoded by the coding sequence ATGAAATTACCGATTTATCTCGACTACTCCGCAACCACGCCGGTGGACCCGCGTGTTGCCGAGAAAATGATGCAGTTTCTGACCCTGGACGGAACCTTTGGGAACCCGGCGTCTCGTTCACACCGTTTCGGCTGGCAGGCTGAGGAAGCGGTCGATATCGCCCGTAACCAGATAGCTGAGCTGGTTGGCGCCGACCCGCGTGAAATCGTTTTTACGTCCGGCGCGACGGAGTCCGACAACCTGGCGATTAAAGGCGCAGCCAACTTTTATCAGAAAAAAGGCAAGCACATCATCACCAGCAAGACCGAACACAAAGCGGTACTGGACACCTGCCGTCAGTTAGAGCGCGAAGGGTTTGAAGTGACCTACCTGGCGCCGCAACGTAACGGGATTATCGATCTTAACGAACTTGAAGCGGCGATGCGTGATGACACCATTCTCGTTTCTATTATGCACGTGAATAACGAGATTGGCGTGGTGCAGGACATCGCGACCATCGGCGAAATGTGCCGCGCGCGCGGTATCATCTACCACGTTGACGCCACCCAGAGCGTGGGGAAACTGCCTATCGACCTGAGCCAGTTGAAAGTGGATCTGATGTCTTTTTCCGGTCATAAAATTTACGGCCCGAAAGGCATCGGTGCGCTGTATGTGCGTCGTAAGCCGCGTATTCGTATTGAAGCGCAGATGCACGGCGGCGGTCACGAACGCGGTATGCGTTCTGGTACGCTGCCCGTTCACCAGATCGTTGGCATGGGCGAAGCTTATCGTATCGCGAAGGAAGAGATGGAGACCGAAATGGCTCGTCTGCGCGGTCTGCGTAATCGTTTGTGGAACGGCATCAAGGATATCGAAGAAGTTTACCTGAACGGCGACCTTGAGCAGGGCGCGCCAAATATTCTCAACGTGAGCTTTAACTACGTTGAAGGCGAGTCGCTGATTATGGCGCTGAAAGACCTGGCGGTCTCTTCCGGATCTGCCTGTACCTCCGCCAGTCTGGAACCGTCCTACGTGCTGCGCGCGCTGGGCATGAATGACGAGCTGGCACATAGCTCTATCCGTTTCTCTTTAGGTCGTTTTACCACTGAAGAAGAGATCGACTACACCATTGAGCTGGTGCGTAAATCCATTGGTCGTCTGCGTGACCTTTCTCCGCTGTGGGAAATGTACAAGCAGGGCGTGGATCTGAACAGCATCGAATGGGCTCATCATTAA
- the iscR gene encoding Fe-S cluster assembly transcriptional regulator IscR, which translates to MRLTSKGRYAVTAMLDVALNSEAGPVPLADISERQGISLSYLEQLFSRLRKNGLVSSVRGPGGGYLLGKDAGSIAVGEVISAVDESVDATRCQGKGGCQGGDKCLTHALWRDLSDRLTGFLNNITLGELVNNQEVLDVSGRQHTHDAPRANGRTQDAIDVKLRA; encoded by the coding sequence ATGAGACTGACATCTAAAGGGCGTTATGCCGTGACCGCAATGTTGGACGTTGCGCTCAACTCCGAAGCGGGCCCGGTACCGTTGGCTGATATTTCTGAACGTCAGGGTATTTCCCTTTCTTATCTGGAACAGCTGTTTTCTCGCTTACGTAAAAACGGTCTGGTTTCCAGTGTACGCGGGCCAGGCGGCGGTTATCTGCTCGGCAAAGATGCCGGTAGTATCGCGGTCGGCGAGGTGATCAGCGCGGTTGATGAATCCGTTGACGCGACCCGTTGCCAGGGAAAAGGTGGGTGTCAGGGCGGTGATAAGTGCCTGACCCATGCGCTGTGGCGTGATTTAAGCGATCGTCTGACCGGATTCCTCAACAATATTACGTTAGGCGAGTTGGTGAATAACCAGGAAGTTCTGGATGTCTCTGGCCGTCAGCATACGCATGATGCGCCACGCGCCAATGGCCGTACGCAGGACGCTATCGACGTTAAATTACGCGCTTAA
- the trmJ gene encoding tRNA (cytosine(32)/uridine(32)-2'-O)-methyltransferase TrmJ encodes MLQNIRIVLVETSHTGNMGSVARAMKTMGLTNLWLVNPLVKPDSQAIALAAGASDVIGNAQIVDTLDEALAGCSLVVGTSARSRTLPWPMLDPRECGLKSVAEAANTPVALVFGRERVGLTNDELQKCHYHVAIAANPEYSSLNLAMAVQVIAYEVRMAWLAAQENGDAAAHEETPYPLVDDLERFYGHLEQTLLSTGFIRENHPGQVMNKLRRLFTRARPESQELNILRGMLASIEQQNKGK; translated from the coding sequence ATGCTGCAAAACATTCGAATTGTGCTGGTAGAAACTTCTCACACCGGCAATATGGGCTCGGTGGCCCGGGCCATGAAAACCATGGGCTTAACCAATCTGTGGCTGGTGAACCCGCTGGTGAAACCGGACTCTCAGGCCATTGCTTTGGCGGCGGGCGCCAGCGATGTGATTGGAAACGCGCAGATCGTCGATACACTCGACGAGGCACTGGCTGGCTGTAGCCTGGTGGTTGGTACCAGCGCGCGTTCCCGTACTCTGCCGTGGCCAATGCTTGATCCGCGCGAGTGCGGTTTAAAAAGCGTGGCAGAAGCGGCAAATACGCCAGTCGCCTTAGTTTTTGGCCGTGAGCGTGTCGGGTTGACTAATGACGAGTTGCAAAAATGCCATTATCACGTCGCCATCGCCGCTAATCCGGAATACAGTTCGTTGAATCTGGCGATGGCGGTACAGGTCATCGCATATGAAGTTCGTATGGCCTGGCTTGCCGCGCAGGAAAATGGCGACGCGGCGGCGCATGAAGAGACGCCATATCCGCTGGTAGATGATCTGGAGCGTTTTTATGGGCATCTGGAGCAAACGTTACTCTCTACCGGTTTTATTCGCGAAAACCATCCGGGGCAGGTGATGAATAAATTACGCCGCCTGTTTACGCGCGCGCGCCCGGAAAGCCAGGAGTTGAATATTCTGCGTGGAATGCTGGCGTCGATTGAGCAGCAGAATAAAGGAAAGTAG